A single genomic interval of Nostoc commune NIES-4072 harbors:
- a CDS encoding chromosome segregation ATPase: protein MTERDIPDSWSSASGREPDQNKRLSRTEQFGETQPFDSPATGSNSKSVKRRKKNHREGLPINSNSKETAQFSSTGKWPRWMKSWTLWLVLLMLIPGSVGFLAMAMLLKLPAAPNCPSIFWPLASASVRLHCAQLAASKQTVKDLLQAIALVKQLPQNHPLHGEIDRFIEEWSRDILKLADESFQTGNLEEAIATARKIPEDVAAYKLVDEQVDKWQSIWSKAEATYNGAIAEVKERRWQSAFMLSAKMLRVDNQYWAGTKYDQLNRLIATAREDGDKLGKAENLANSKVVDNLLEAIKIAQSIGQESYIYQKAQEAIPVFGRKMLELAQAKLDKQDADAALDIARQIPEIAKLQGETDDFIAIADAKRSAWIGNVSGLEAAIAQAQQIDPSRPVYNEAQQLIARWQLEIEDVANLEKARTLASQGTVPNLTAAIAQVQLIPASNPRATEARQEMGRWRAQVETIEDQPYLERAEQIAIFDDINSLQAAIAQASEIRRGRALYPEAQKKIRNWVAKIQRIQDQPYLDQAQELAQSGNLTAAISAAQQIASSGRALSGEAQTAINSWEREIRTRENWKKAQEVGAAGTPEALVEAIRLADRVSNNSILRMDANQAIDLWSQQLLEIARSQGQSDIGRGIEIAKSIPRGSAAYSAAQEQIRAWQEFLNPQPEPQPQPESLPFPQSTTTGQ, encoded by the coding sequence AACTGCCCAATTCAGTAGTACTGGGAAATGGCCACGCTGGATGAAAAGCTGGACATTGTGGCTGGTACTACTAATGTTGATTCCTGGCAGTGTAGGATTCTTAGCAATGGCAATGTTGCTAAAGTTGCCAGCCGCCCCTAATTGTCCCTCGATTTTCTGGCCGCTAGCTAGTGCTTCTGTACGGTTACACTGCGCTCAGTTGGCGGCTTCTAAACAGACAGTGAAAGATTTATTGCAAGCGATCGCTCTGGTGAAGCAACTACCGCAAAATCACCCGTTGCATGGAGAAATTGATCGTTTCATCGAAGAATGGTCACGGGATATTTTGAAGCTAGCTGATGAAAGTTTCCAAACAGGTAATTTAGAGGAAGCGATCGCTACTGCTCGTAAGATACCCGAAGATGTGGCAGCTTATAAATTAGTTGATGAACAAGTTGACAAATGGCAGTCAATTTGGTCAAAGGCAGAAGCCACATACAATGGTGCGATCGCTGAAGTTAAAGAACGGCGATGGCAATCAGCATTTATGTTATCCGCCAAAATGCTGCGCGTAGACAATCAGTACTGGGCAGGTACTAAATACGACCAATTGAATCGTCTAATTGCCACAGCGCGGGAAGATGGCGATAAGTTAGGAAAAGCGGAAAATTTAGCAAATAGCAAAGTTGTCGATAATTTATTAGAAGCTATCAAGATAGCTCAGTCCATTGGGCAAGAAAGTTACATTTATCAAAAAGCTCAGGAAGCGATTCCGGTATTTGGACGCAAAATGCTGGAATTGGCACAGGCAAAACTAGACAAGCAGGATGCAGATGCAGCACTAGATATTGCTAGACAAATACCAGAGATTGCGAAACTACAGGGTGAAACAGATGACTTTATCGCTATAGCTGACGCGAAAAGAAGTGCTTGGATAGGTAATGTTTCTGGTTTAGAGGCTGCGATCGCTCAAGCACAACAAATTGATCCATCCAGACCAGTGTATAACGAAGCACAACAACTGATTGCTCGTTGGCAGTTGGAAATTGAAGATGTTGCCAATCTAGAAAAAGCGAGAACATTGGCTAGCCAGGGAACAGTGCCTAATTTAACAGCAGCGATCGCTCAAGTGCAGCTGATTCCTGCGAGTAATCCCCGCGCCACAGAAGCTAGGCAAGAAATGGGTCGCTGGCGTGCCCAAGTGGAGACAATTGAAGACCAACCTTACTTAGAACGCGCCGAACAGATAGCAATATTCGATGATATTAACTCCTTGCAAGCTGCGATCGCCCAAGCCAGCGAAATTCGTAGAGGTCGTGCATTATATCCAGAAGCACAGAAAAAAATTCGTAATTGGGTAGCAAAGATTCAGCGAATTCAAGACCAACCCTACTTAGATCAGGCACAAGAACTGGCTCAGAGTGGAAATCTCACCGCCGCCATTAGCGCAGCTCAACAAATTGCCTCCTCAGGAAGGGCGCTTTCTGGGGAAGCACAAACTGCGATAAATAGCTGGGAAAGGGAAATCCGCACCAGGGAAAACTGGAAAAAAGCGCAGGAAGTGGGCGCAGCTGGCACACCAGAAGCATTGGTTGAGGCAATTCGGCTGGCAGATCGGGTTTCAAATAATAGCATCTTACGTATGGATGCGAATCAGGCTATTGACCTGTGGAGTCAGCAATTGTTAGAAATAGCACGCTCTCAAGGTCAGTCTGATATTGGCAGAGGGATTGAGATTGCCAAATCGATTCCACGCGGTAGTGCTGCTTATAGTGCGGCGCAAGAGCAAATTAGGGCTTGGCAAGAATTTCTCAATCCTCAACCAGAACCTCAGCCTCAGCCTGAATCTTTACCATTTCCTCAATCAACTACTACTGGGCAGTAA
- a CDS encoding HNH endonuclease, giving the protein MVINNFVGLNVRKRAKYLCEYCHSPERSNTTPFTIDHIIPQSLGGSDDLNNLALACHRCNQRRYNFTTAIDPETQTEVALFNPRNQNWSEHFTWTKNKLKIIGTTPIGRATCSRFDFNDQDHDDGFILNSRQLWLTAGWHPPIGDLCQ; this is encoded by the coding sequence GTGGTGATCAACAATTTTGTTGGTTTAAATGTCCGTAAAAGGGCAAAATATTTGTGTGAATATTGTCACTCTCCAGAACGTTCAAATACAACACCTTTTACCATTGATCACATTATTCCTCAATCTTTAGGAGGATCAGACGATCTCAATAATTTGGCTTTAGCTTGTCATCGTTGTAATCAAAGACGGTATAATTTTACAACTGCAATTGATCCAGAAACACAAACAGAAGTTGCATTATTTAATCCAAGAAATCAAAATTGGTCAGAGCATTTTACCTGGACAAAAAATAAGTTAAAGATCATTGGCACAACTCCTATAGGTCGTGCAACTTGCAGTCGTTTTGATTTTAATGATCAAGACCACGATGATGGGTTTATTCTAAATTCCCGTCAACTTTGGTTAACAGCAGGTTGGCATCCACCTATTGGCGATCTATGTCAATAA
- a CDS encoding class I SAM-dependent methyltransferase, translating into MDSNPALCAAIANHITTSPQQRITFAQFMDMALYHPEYGYYSSDAVKIGFKDSDFFTSPNLCPDFGELLAEQFLQMWEILGKPIPFSLVEMGAGQGLLALHILEYLQLHYPDFFTALEYIIVEKSPILRQEQQQRLQDFPVRWCNLEDIPPNAIAGCFFSNELVDAFPVHQFILETGELREIYVTTDSNEKETCSSFVEVTGEPSTPQLAKYLDLVGIDLTQSVYPDGYRSEINLAAGDWLSIVADRLQRGYVLTIDYGYPASRYYNPRRSQGTLQCYYQHRFDDNPYINIGRQDITAHVDFTALERWGERCNLEKVGFIQQGLFLMALGLGDRIAALSSQQQPLSQLLQRRDSLHQLIDPTGLGGFGVLIQSKGLDNTEIFQPLLGLTLPE; encoded by the coding sequence ATGGATTCAAATCCAGCATTGTGTGCAGCGATCGCCAACCACATTACCACCTCTCCACAGCAGCGAATTACTTTTGCCCAATTCATGGACATGGCATTATACCACCCTGAATACGGCTACTATTCCAGCGATGCAGTCAAAATAGGTTTTAAAGATAGTGATTTTTTCACCTCTCCCAACCTCTGTCCTGACTTTGGCGAGTTACTAGCAGAACAATTTTTGCAAATGTGGGAAATTTTAGGAAAACCTATACCATTTTCTTTGGTAGAAATGGGAGCAGGTCAAGGATTGCTAGCTTTGCATATCCTTGAATATCTTCAACTGCACTACCCAGATTTTTTTACCGCGCTGGAGTACATCATTGTTGAAAAGTCCCCAATTTTAAGACAAGAACAGCAGCAACGCTTGCAAGATTTCCCGGTGCGTTGGTGCAATTTAGAGGATATACCACCGAATGCGATCGCTGGTTGCTTTTTCTCTAACGAGTTAGTTGATGCTTTCCCCGTCCATCAATTTATCCTAGAAACGGGCGAACTCCGAGAAATTTATGTAACCACAGATAGTAATGAGAAAGAAACCTGCTCATCATTTGTAGAAGTCACAGGAGAACCTTCAACGCCCCAACTAGCTAAATATTTAGACTTAGTAGGAATCGATTTGACCCAAAGTGTATATCCAGATGGCTACCGTAGTGAAATTAATTTAGCGGCTGGTGACTGGTTGAGTATAGTAGCCGACCGCTTGCAACGCGGCTATGTGTTAACAATTGATTATGGCTACCCAGCCAGTCGTTATTATAATCCCAGGCGATCGCAAGGAACGCTACAGTGTTATTACCAGCATCGTTTCGATGATAATCCCTATATTAATATTGGGCGACAAGATATCACAGCCCATGTTGACTTTACGGCTTTGGAACGCTGGGGTGAGCGGTGTAATTTAGAAAAAGTTGGTTTTATCCAGCAGGGATTATTTTTGATGGCGTTGGGGTTAGGCGATCGGATTGCAGCCCTTTCTTCTCAACAGCAACCCCTCTCACAGTTACTACAGCGCCGGGACTCACTACACCAGCTTATAGATCCCACAGGACTCGGCGGCTTTGGAGTCTTAATTCAGAGCAAAGGTCTGGACAATACAGAAATTTTTCAACCACTACTCGGATTGACCCTGCCAGAGTAA
- a CDS encoding VOC family protein yields the protein MKFGYTVIWVDDVVKTVEFYEKAFGLVRRTLVDNGQSIWAEIETGNTTLAFSSSSEAKKLFPGGCHPNDVTQPPASIQISFITLDVGSAYMRAIGAGAKTLDAPKSQPGGQMIARVRDPNGVLVSLVSG from the coding sequence GTGAAATTTGGTTACACGGTTATTTGGGTAGACGATGTAGTTAAAACCGTTGAGTTTTACGAAAAAGCCTTTGGTCTAGTTCGTCGTACCCTCGTGGATAACGGGCAATCTATCTGGGCCGAAATTGAAACCGGAAACACTACACTAGCTTTCTCCTCTAGTAGCGAAGCGAAGAAGTTATTTCCTGGTGGCTGCCATCCCAACGACGTTACACAACCACCAGCATCAATCCAAATATCATTTATTACTCTTGATGTTGGCAGCGCTTACATGAGAGCGATCGGAGCAGGCGCAAAAACACTAGATGCCCCTAAAAGTCAGCCTGGGGGACAAATGATTGCTCGTGTCCGCGATCCCAATGGTGTGCTAGTGTCATTGGTGAGTGGTTGA
- a CDS encoding GAF domain-containing protein, with the protein MQIHPHSELNHSRDRREQGLQNLLDRLVKTMQRDELVRQTTNQLRESLQVDRVVLYYFYSQWQGQVTFESLSSKELSILGSTGPDDCFNNEYAALYLAGRVRAIADIELEPIQPCHRDFLRNLQVRANLVVPIVTPKGLWGLLVAHHCQGPHYWSPSDIEMMQTGAQTLATDHNILES; encoded by the coding sequence GTGCAAATTCATCCTCACTCGGAATTGAACCATAGCCGCGATCGCCGTGAACAAGGTTTGCAAAATTTGCTCGATCGCCTTGTTAAAACAATGCAGCGCGATGAGTTAGTTCGGCAAACAACCAATCAACTCAGAGAATCGCTTCAGGTTGATCGGGTGGTGTTGTATTATTTTTACAGTCAGTGGCAAGGACAGGTGACTTTTGAATCTTTAAGTTCTAAAGAATTATCAATCCTTGGTTCCACTGGCCCAGATGATTGTTTTAACAACGAGTATGCTGCTTTATACTTAGCAGGACGAGTAAGAGCGATCGCTGATATTGAATTAGAGCCAATTCAGCCTTGTCATCGAGATTTTCTTCGCAATTTGCAGGTTCGTGCCAACTTGGTTGTACCAATTGTCACACCTAAAGGATTATGGGGATTGCTAGTAGCACATCACTGTCAAGGGCCTCATTATTGGTCGCCATCAGATATAGAAATGATGCAAACAGGGGCACAAACTCTAGCAACAGATCATAATATTCTGGAGAGTTAA
- a CDS encoding NAD(P)-dependent oxidoreductase, with protein sequence MKVAFLGTGLMGLPMAQRLLAADIQLVAYNRTPEKLAPLQAAGAEIVTHPRHAIRAAECVILMLTNASAIYNVLLSDTAWQTLEGRTIIQMGTITPTESQEIRDAVVGGGGEYLEAPVLGSIPEAKAGELSIMVGAEPEQYQRHLKLLQNFGTEPLLIGPVGSAAALKLALNQLIASLTTSFALSLAFVQRQGVDVDVFMQILRESPLYAPTFDKKLQRMLDGNYAEPNFPTKHLLKDTELFISEAKSRSLDLSSIKGVRQILQTAVKMSFADDDYSSLFSVIKEWGE encoded by the coding sequence ATGAAGGTGGCATTTCTGGGAACTGGACTGATGGGACTACCAATGGCTCAAAGGTTATTAGCCGCAGATATACAGCTAGTTGCCTATAATCGCACCCCAGAAAAATTAGCACCACTACAAGCAGCTGGGGCTGAAATTGTTACACATCCCCGCCACGCCATTCGTGCTGCTGAGTGCGTAATCCTCATGCTGACTAATGCCTCGGCCATTTATAATGTGTTGCTTTCAGACACTGCTTGGCAAACTCTGGAAGGGCGCACAATCATCCAAATGGGAACAATTACTCCTACAGAAAGCCAGGAAATTAGGGATGCAGTTGTTGGTGGTGGTGGTGAGTATTTAGAAGCACCTGTATTAGGGAGTATCCCGGAAGCAAAGGCTGGCGAGTTGAGTATTATGGTAGGGGCCGAGCCAGAACAATATCAACGCCACTTAAAATTACTCCAAAATTTTGGGACAGAACCTTTACTTATTGGGCCAGTGGGATCTGCGGCGGCGCTCAAATTGGCACTAAATCAACTAATAGCTTCCCTGACAACTAGCTTTGCTTTGAGTCTGGCTTTTGTGCAGCGTCAGGGTGTCGATGTGGATGTGTTTATGCAAATATTGCGCGAGAGTCCACTCTACGCACCTACCTTTGACAAAAAGCTACAACGGATGTTGGATGGCAATTATGCTGAACCGAATTTTCCCACAAAACACTTGCTTAAAGATACAGAATTATTTATCTCGGAAGCGAAATCTCGGAGTTTGGATCTCAGCAGTATTAAAGGTGTTCGGCAAATCTTGCAAACAGCCGTGAAAATGTCATTTGCCGATGATGATTACTCATCACTATTTTCTGTAATAAAAGAATGGGGAGAGTGA
- a CDS encoding NAD(P)H-quinone oxidoreductase subunit H, with protein MTRLETRTEPMVLNMGPHHPSMHGVLRLIMTLDGEDVVDCEPVIGYLHRGMEKIAENRTNVMYVPYVSRWDYAAGMFNEAVTVNAPEKLAGVAVPKRASYIRVIMLELNRIANHLLWFGPFLADVGAQTPFFYQFREREMIYDLWEAATGYRMVNNNYFRVGGVAADLPYGWVDKCLEFCEYLLPKVDEYERLVTDNPIFRRRVEGIGTITREEAINWGLSGPMLRASGVQWDLRKVDHYECYDDFDWDVQWETAGDCFARYVVRMREMRESVKIIRQAIKGLPGGPYENLEAKRLAAGKKSEWDAFDYQFIGKKVSPTFKIPKGEIYARVESGKGELGIYLVGDDNVFPARWKIRAADFNNLQIVPHLLRGMKVADIVVILGSVDVIMGSVDR; from the coding sequence ATGACCAGACTAGAAACCCGCACTGAACCAATGGTGCTAAACATGGGGCCACACCACCCCTCAATGCACGGGGTTCTGCGGCTAATCATGACTCTGGATGGCGAGGATGTCGTTGACTGTGAACCAGTTATCGGCTACCTGCACCGGGGAATGGAAAAAATCGCCGAGAACCGCACTAATGTAATGTACGTCCCCTACGTTAGTCGCTGGGACTACGCTGCGGGAATGTTCAACGAAGCCGTTACTGTTAACGCCCCAGAAAAACTTGCAGGTGTAGCTGTTCCCAAACGTGCTAGCTACATCCGCGTCATCATGCTGGAGTTGAACCGCATTGCTAACCACTTGCTGTGGTTTGGCCCCTTTTTGGCTGACGTAGGCGCACAAACTCCCTTCTTTTACCAGTTCCGCGAACGGGAGATGATTTATGATTTGTGGGAAGCTGCCACAGGTTATCGGATGGTGAATAATAACTACTTCCGTGTTGGTGGAGTAGCAGCCGATTTACCTTACGGTTGGGTAGATAAGTGTCTGGAATTTTGCGAGTACTTATTACCCAAAGTTGATGAGTACGAACGCTTAGTAACTGATAACCCCATCTTCCGGCGACGTGTTGAGGGTATTGGGACTATCACCCGTGAAGAAGCAATTAACTGGGGACTTTCTGGCCCCATGTTACGCGCATCTGGCGTGCAATGGGATTTACGGAAAGTTGACCATTACGAATGTTACGACGATTTCGACTGGGATGTGCAGTGGGAAACCGCCGGTGATTGCTTTGCCCGTTACGTAGTGCGGATGCGGGAAATGCGCGAATCTGTGAAGATTATTCGCCAAGCAATTAAAGGACTTCCTGGCGGCCCTTACGAAAATCTAGAAGCCAAGCGTTTAGCCGCAGGTAAAAAATCCGAGTGGGACGCATTTGATTACCAATTCATCGGCAAAAAAGTTTCGCCTACTTTCAAGATACCCAAGGGTGAAATCTACGCTCGTGTAGAAAGTGGCAAAGGTGAATTGGGAATTTATTTGGTTGGTGATGATAATGTTTTCCCAGCACGTTGGAAGATTCGCGCCGCAGATTTCAACAACCTTCAGATTGTCCCACATTTACTGCGGGGCATGAAGGTTGCAGATATTGTGGTGATTCTCGGTAGTGTTGACGTAATTATGGGGTCTGTAGATAGGTAG
- a CDS encoding type II toxin-antitoxin system VapC family toxin, whose protein sequence is MRITTRKVNAPRYFWITLSTLGLTQKLLKSLISRTAKTPRAPRIRRVCVSPIHYQTEPLHTEAIAAYKRATIRLTHSYVIAEYVALATARRFPRSSALTFVVDLLDNPDIETVWVDELLHRTAVDLLIEREDKTYSLCDALSFVLMRQRGITEALSTDRHFEQEGFIRLLQAAG, encoded by the coding sequence ATGCGAATAACCACGAGGAAGGTTAATGCTCCTCGATACTTCTGGATTACTTTGTCTACACTAGGACTTACGCAAAAATTGCTAAAAAGCTTAATTTCTCGAACCGCCAAGACGCCAAGAGCGCCGAGAATTCGTAGAGTGTGCGTAAGTCCTATACACTATCAGACTGAGCCTTTGCATACTGAAGCCATTGCTGCCTATAAAAGAGCAACAATACGATTAACCCACAGCTATGTGATTGCTGAGTACGTCGCGTTAGCCACTGCAAGACGTTTTCCGCGTTCGTCCGCCCTTACTTTTGTGGTTGACTTGCTGGATAACCCAGATATAGAAACGGTTTGGGTGGATGAATTATTGCACCGGACAGCAGTCGATCTGCTAATAGAGCGGGAGGATAAAACTTACTCTCTATGTGATGCACTAAGCTTTGTGTTAATGCGCCAACGCGGGATTACAGAGGCATTGTCTACCGATCGGCACTTCGAGCAAGAAGGGTTTATCCGCTTACTGCAAGCAGCAGGCTAA
- a CDS encoding Eco57I restriction-modification methylase domain-containing protein — translation MSLNFQRTRDLLSNFQFSNLFIEELGWSKPSRQKAVTLKFDNKTYQYQKIAELSGVAIFEVTAADGNIPEAKVRVAIHQEITKLIAENLLIFVTEERTRSLWYWVKREGSKTFVRDHLYVKGQPGDLFLSKLGSLVIDITELEHGEPTVVEIAYKLQRGFDVEPVTKKFYKEFQEQHQKFLLFVKGIDNETDRRWYTSVILNRLMFVYFLQRKGFIDNKDLNYLQNKLEQSKQKSENHFYSEFLKALFFESFAKPEIERDLSVQELVGKIKYLNGGLFLKHHIEDKYDISIVDEAFEQVLDLFGRYSWNLDDTPEGKDDEINPDVLGYIFEKYINQKAFGAYYTRPQITEYLCDRTIHKLIVDGVNDALSDQYKPFEDINELLIKLDTNVCRLLMDDILPNLSILDPACGSGAFLVAAMKTLIQVYSAVFGTIKLMGDDTLKKKLEDIENLHPSLPYFIKKRIVSDNLYGIDIMEEATEIAKLRLFLALVSSANDVEELEPLPNIDFNIMAGNSLIGLMKVDDTAFDAVGNSLQGNLLQSLAADNYKKILEEKNKSVDLYKKHAFLPKELTDTDTPQDTRLKHLRKNIEQLNKKSQEKLNLLLLDEFSKRLGIKYEEVQLTGKSQKRVLKVEDIAALKPFHWGYHFDKVLERGGFDAIITNPPWEIFKPQAKEFFAQHNELVTKNKMDIKDFEKEQNKLLQNPIIASAWLEYQSQYPYVSAYYRSSEQYKNQISIVNGKKAGTDINLYKLFTEQCFNLLRSSGECGIVIPSGIYTDLGTKQLREMLFSQTKITGLFCFENRKTIFEEVDSRFKFVVLTFVKGSTTTEFPSAFMRHDVHELEKFPSKDSLQINVNMVCKLSPYTLSVMEFKNEVDIRIAEKMTQFPLLGKKFEDKWNLIFHNEFHMTNDSHLYFKEQKPEMLPLYEGKIFHQFTHQWGKPKYWLNESEAAKQLLSLRQRHIDKISKNRYIKLPENLEIALDYKSYRLAFRDIAASTNERSMIMTILPKNVFFPHTVSLEQVYDVRVEDGKINPNYQLISNAEKLYICTIMNSFIIDAYLRRSITNHLSFFFVYATPVPRLTKNDRNFNDIVQRAAKLICTTPEFDELAQEVGLGSHQQGVTDEAERAKLRAELDGMVAHLYGLTEDEFSYILTTFPIVNATVKEAALSAYRTFVPMFGNSKIELTQK, via the coding sequence ATGTCACTCAATTTTCAACGAACACGCGATTTACTTTCTAACTTTCAATTTAGTAATTTGTTTATAGAAGAATTAGGTTGGTCTAAACCTTCCAGACAAAAAGCTGTTACTTTAAAATTTGATAACAAAACCTATCAATACCAAAAAATTGCTGAACTTTCAGGTGTTGCAATCTTTGAAGTCACCGCAGCAGATGGGAACATACCAGAAGCTAAAGTTAGAGTTGCTATTCATCAAGAAATTACTAAACTGATAGCTGAAAATCTACTCATCTTTGTTACCGAAGAACGCACACGTAGTCTTTGGTATTGGGTGAAGCGAGAAGGAAGCAAAACCTTCGTTCGTGACCATTTATATGTGAAGGGTCAACCCGGAGACTTATTTTTAAGTAAGCTTGGTTCTTTAGTAATTGATATTACTGAATTAGAACATGGGGAACCGACTGTTGTCGAAATTGCTTATAAGCTACAACGAGGTTTCGATGTTGAGCCAGTAACTAAGAAGTTTTACAAGGAATTTCAAGAACAACATCAGAAGTTTTTGCTATTTGTAAAAGGAATTGATAATGAGACAGATAGACGTTGGTATACATCGGTAATTCTCAATCGCTTGATGTTTGTTTATTTTCTCCAGCGTAAGGGTTTTATTGATAATAAAGATTTAAATTATCTGCAAAATAAGCTTGAGCAAAGCAAACAGAAAAGTGAAAATCATTTTTATAGTGAATTTCTCAAGGCTTTGTTTTTTGAAAGCTTTGCTAAACCTGAGATTGAACGCGATTTATCTGTACAAGAATTGGTAGGTAAGATTAAATACCTGAATGGTGGACTATTTCTCAAGCATCATATTGAAGATAAATATGATATTTCTATAGTTGATGAGGCGTTTGAGCAAGTTCTAGATTTATTTGGGCGTTATTCTTGGAATCTAGATGATACGCCAGAAGGCAAAGATGACGAGATAAATCCAGATGTGTTGGGTTATATTTTTGAGAAATATATTAACCAAAAAGCTTTTGGAGCGTATTATACTAGACCCCAAATTACAGAATATCTTTGTGATAGAACTATCCACAAGTTAATCGTAGACGGCGTAAATGATGCGCTATCTGATCAGTATAAGCCATTTGAGGATATCAATGAACTTCTCATTAAGCTGGATACAAATGTTTGTCGTCTATTAATGGATGATATTCTTCCTAATTTATCAATTCTTGACCCAGCTTGCGGTTCTGGTGCTTTTCTTGTAGCGGCGATGAAAACGCTAATCCAAGTTTATAGTGCGGTGTTCGGCACAATTAAATTGATGGGTGATGACACTCTCAAAAAGAAGCTTGAAGATATAGAAAATTTACACCCGTCACTACCTTATTTTATCAAAAAGCGGATTGTTTCAGATAACCTCTATGGTATAGACATCATGGAGGAAGCAACGGAAATTGCTAAACTGCGCCTTTTTTTAGCTTTGGTTTCTTCTGCTAACGATGTGGAAGAGTTAGAGCCATTACCTAATATTGATTTTAATATTATGGCGGGTAATTCGCTGATTGGTTTAATGAAAGTTGATGATACTGCTTTTGATGCGGTGGGAAATTCACTACAAGGAAATCTATTACAGTCTTTAGCCGCAGATAATTACAAGAAAATTTTAGAAGAAAAGAATAAATCTGTTGATTTATATAAGAAGCACGCTTTTTTACCGAAAGAATTAACCGATACAGATACACCTCAAGATACTCGATTGAAACACCTCCGCAAAAATATTGAACAACTCAACAAAAAATCGCAAGAAAAGTTAAATCTTTTGCTATTGGATGAGTTTAGTAAGCGTTTGGGTATCAAGTATGAAGAAGTTCAGTTAACTGGGAAATCACAAAAGCGGGTTTTGAAGGTTGAGGATATTGCAGCCTTGAAGCCGTTTCACTGGGGTTATCATTTCGACAAGGTTTTAGAACGCGGCGGTTTTGATGCAATTATTACTAATCCGCCTTGGGAGATATTTAAGCCACAGGCTAAGGAGTTCTTTGCACAGCATAATGAACTGGTAACGAAGAACAAGATGGATATTAAGGATTTTGAGAAAGAACAGAATAAATTATTACAAAATCCTATAATTGCCAGTGCTTGGTTAGAATATCAAAGTCAATATCCTTATGTCAGTGCCTATTATCGTTCATCTGAACAGTATAAAAATCAGATTTCTATTGTGAATGGTAAAAAAGCAGGTACGGATATTAATCTTTATAAGTTGTTTACAGAACAATGTTTTAATCTTTTGCGTTCAAGTGGTGAGTGCGGAATTGTAATTCCTAGTGGGATTTACACTGATTTGGGGACTAAGCAATTGCGAGAGATGTTGTTTAGTCAAACTAAAATTACTGGACTTTTTTGCTTTGAGAATCGCAAGACAATTTTTGAAGAAGTTGATAGCCGTTTTAAATTTGTTGTCCTTACTTTTGTTAAAGGTAGTACAACAACTGAGTTTCCATCGGCATTTATGCGTCATGATGTGCATGAACTTGAAAAGTTTCCTAGTAAAGATAGTTTACAGATTAATGTTAATATGGTTTGTAAACTATCACCTTATACGTTGTCTGTAATGGAGTTTAAGAATGAAGTAGATATCCGTATAGCTGAGAAAATGACTCAGTTTCCTTTATTAGGTAAAAAGTTTGAGGATAAGTGGAATTTAATCTTTCATAATGAATTTCACATGACTAATGATAGCCATCTCTATTTTAAAGAGCAAAAACCAGAGATGCTTCCATTATATGAAGGTAAAATTTTTCATCAATTCACTCATCAATGGGGTAAACCTAAGTATTGGCTTAATGAAAGTGAAGCAGCTAAACAGTTGTTATCACTACGTCAAAGACATATAGATAAAATTAGTAAAAATCGTTATATTAAATTACCTGAGAATTTAGAAATAGCTCTTGATTATAAATCTTATAGATTAGCTTTCCGTGATATAGCTGCTAGCACTAATGAGCGTTCTATGATTATGACTATATTGCCAAAAAATGTTTTTTTTCCGCATACAGTTTCTCTAGAGCAAGTTTATGATGTTCGTGTCGAAGATGGAAAAATAAACCCTAATTACCAACTAATCAGCAATGCTGAAAAACTTTATATTTGTACAATAATGAATTCGTTTATTATAGATGCCTATTTAAGACGAAGTATTACTAATCATCTTTCATTCTTTTTCGTATATGCAACGCCAGTCCCCCGTTTAACAAAAAACGATCGCAACTTCAACGATATTGTACAACGCGCCGCCAAACTCATCTGCACGACACCAGAATTTGACGAACTCGCGCAAGAAGTTGGTCTAGGTTCCCATCAACAAGGCGTTACCGACGAAGCAGAACGCGCTAAACTACGGGCAGAACTCGATGGAATGGTAGCACACCTTTACGGTTTAACCGAAGATGAATTTAGCTACATCCTCACCACATTTCCGATTGTTAATGCAACCGTTAAAGAAGCAGCATTGTCAGCTTACCGTACTTTTGTCCCAATGTTTGGAAACTCAAAAATAGAACTTACGCAAAAGTAG